From the Astyanax mexicanus isolate ESR-SI-001 chromosome 12, AstMex3_surface, whole genome shotgun sequence genome, the window AGCTGACTACATTTACCTTTCCCCCTAGTTCAGCTGGCTATATTTCCATTTGTTCCGCTGACTATATTTCCCTTATCTTAACTGACTATATTTCCCTTTGCTTTACTGACTAACTGGCTACATTTCCATTAGTTTAACTGTCTGTATTTCCCTTagtttaactggctatatttccttttgtttaactggctatatttccttTAGTTTAACTGGGTATATTTCCATAAATTCAGCTGGCTATATTTCCATTAGTTCAGCTGGCTATATTTCCATTagtttaactggctatatttccattAGGTCAACTGGCTATATTTTCATTagtttaactggctatatttcctcCTAGTTAAACTGGCTTTATTTCCATTAGtttagctggctatatttccatTAGTTCAGCTGGCTATATTTCCATTAGTTTGACTGGCTATATTTTCATTAGTTTAGCTGACTATATTTCCATTAGTTCAACTGGCTATATTTCCTTTagtttaactggctatatttcctttagtttaactggctatatttccttTAATtcaactggctatatttccattAGTTCAGCTGGCTATATTTCCATTAGTTTATCTGGCTATATTTCCTCCTAGTtaaactggctatatttccattAGTTTAATTGGCTATATTTCCATTTGtttagctggctatatttccatTAGTGTAGCTGGCTATATTTCCTTTAGTCTACCTGGCTATATTTCCATTAGTTCAACTGGCTATATTTCCTTTAGTtaaactggctatatttccattagtttaactggctatatttccttTAGTtaaactggctatatttccattAGTTGAGCTGGCTATATTTCCATTAGTTGAGCTGACTATATTTCCCTTTCCCCCAGTTCTGCTGGTTATATTTCCATTAGTTGAGCTGGCTATATTTTCATTAGTTCAGCTGACTATATTTCCCTTATCTTAACTGACTATTTCCCTTTGCTTTACTGactaactggctatatttccattagtttaactggctatatttccattAGTCCAGCTGGCTACATTTCCTTTAttttaactggctatatttccattAGTTCAGCTGGCTATATTTCCATTAGTCCAGCTGGCTATATTTACATTagtttaactggctatatttccataAATTCAGCTGGCTATATTTACATTAGTtcaactggctatatttccattAGTTCAGCTTGCTATATTTCCATTAGTtcaactggctatatttccattagttcaactggctatatttccattagttcagctggctatatttccattagtttaactggctatatttccattagtttaactggctatatttccattagtttaactggctatatttccattagtttaactggctatatttccattAGATAGTGGTGGTTAGGTAGCAGATGCGGGGGCAAATGGGGCTAAAAAGGGGCAGATAGTGGTGGTTAGGTAGCAGATAGGGGGGGTTAGGTAGCAGATGCGGGGGCAAATGGGGCTATAAAGGGGCAGATAGTGGTGGTTAGGTAGCAGATGGGGGGGTTTGTAAACTTTCTCTGCTGCTTTCCCCATCACTCCTATAATCATTGGTTTGCAGCCAGGGGTGAAGTGCCACCTCAGCCGCAGAGGGCCGAGTAAAAGGATCGTGCTGCAGAATGTAGGAAATGAATTCTCGTACAGATTTATCCACATGGAATGGATAATATAGCGGATGACGCTGAAACTCTTGGATGATCTCTAAGTCCTGGTACATGTCTAGATCTCCAGTGATCATGGCGTAGAGAGTTATCCCGAGGCTCCAGACGTCATTCTTTTTAGCATCATAGGGCTGCCTCCTAAGCACCTCAGGTGCATTGTAGCAAGACTCAACCAAAGGCGCCTTGCATAATTCAGGGAAGCCTCTTGATTTGCGGCTAAAACTAAAGTCCATCAATTTGAGCTGTTGGTCTAAATCTGAAGTGAGGATAATATTTTCACAGTTTATGTCACGGTGAACAATGTCCTTCTCGTGGAGATAGACCACAGCACTCAAAAGTTGAGTGAACCAGCGCTTGGCCTTTTGCAGAGGGAGAGCTCcttcatcatcaataaaatccTCTAATCTCGTCTTGCCAGGTTCCATTACAGCAATGACGAGTCCTTTGCGTGTCTTGTACGTTTCATAAGCCTCCACAATGTGAGGGTGATGCACTTGATGCATTATATCAAGCTCTCTGGgaaaatttttataaatcatgtATTTTGGCATCTTCTTGCAGTCACTTACTTTAATAGCGACATGACCCAGATGCCAATAAGATTTGGCCAGAAAAACTTTGCAGAAACAGCCATCACCAAGTCTGTCTATCACCTCAAAGCCCATGCGACTCAGCAGTCTTACCATCGCCCTTATTCCTCCTGTCTCCTCCATCTTCTTAAAGTAAGAGGATGGTGTCGAACGCAGTCCTTATGTAGGCGGCGGCAGCGATGACGTCATGTCGATGATGACGCAACCGCAGCGCAAGGTCAGTTTGACACGATCCTAACTGGGCGTCAGGATCGTGTCTCCCTGTAGAGCAGTGGTCTCAAATAAAGACATCATGTACATAGACACCGTATCGATTGACGCCGTCTATTGGAGCTGGCGTGCCTGCGTGGCAGTTAAGCTAAGGGTAATTTACACTAAGGAAGgagtttaatacacctataatcataggcgtaggaaccggaggggatattagaaacaggtggatttgtcccccccaaaaatgatatcagttcgctcaggtcagctgtactattaatgaggagacagaccggaccaatcacggagccggttcaggtattaagtcacgcctctcagtagaaacagccaatcagcttgctggttttgcggcgcgcggagcagaggcagtttgctgttggggaagccccgccccctcgctgtgagatttagcagcgggatcgggacgcagcagcttcagctgattttaaaacagatctggatatacggagatttttctaaaataaaggtaacgataggctaaccacttcaactgtgatgatatgtttctgatagctggttaaaaatacacgtctctgaatcagcacacagtttaaacccactgtgattaataaactgcagctgtgttagtgtgtaagcttatctttggaattagctagattgggagtcagggttaaaggaaaaaaataaaatatatatgtaatgtttccctgtacctgatcagctaatcactttaattttcaaactgtttattcatttaggattgcagcacttactgtgagctataatgaacgaaaattgatttaactaactagttatctagaagctggatgtagatgatcgccagaatttcgtacagtactttatgttggtagtttaaagcagttacttaaccccgatcactgccctaaactagtgttttccacctgatcagctaataaacagtcatttactgagtttacctgttaaaatcctttagccccctatggagcctaaattaatcatgtatatccaccagaggaagctctagaatatgcagaacagttttaatatgcagtagaatatataagaactgggttgagaaacactgctgtaacgtgacttctgttcatttgtatttcacagtaagaccacatatcctgacgtttataaaagtctctatgaaacgtaaagttacattcttttacataaaaggacaccatcttaagaagagctctcagtagaaaaaaataaaagtgcaggagaaaatgtaaatatacaacagaattgacatgccaatacataataataataataataataataataataataataataataataataacaataataataatctgttatattattttaaatattaggtgataactgaaaatttttgtcatatgtacataattcagacattgcttgcataatttttctaacaacagtagctgtaatgtggagtaccctgtttaggttgtaaaatcaccttataataataatttacttttaattaaaagtaatttccacaaatgttgttctaggaaactattgggtgggcttgggttcatattggcaaatgtgtccccccccccaatatcaagcccgctcctacgcccttgcctataataatcacaactccaccaatttCTACCCGTTTTtttacacggtttggtttgtttaaaacagcagaaatgtagtaatgattcaggacattacaaatatgtgcttttatgctgaaatactttatattgtgctttttatcaaagacagacatatgggaTAGCtataaataaggtttataattaattaattaattaattaatatatatatatatatatatatacacacacacacacacatatatatatatatatgttattattattattattattattattattattattattattattacgcatAGTTGCTTGTACATTgaactaattgcaaaagtaagatatgcattaataagaacatttaaaaaatagcatttgttacccgtctccacactctaaaaagtagaggtacgatatgagtacttttttgtactcaagggtacactcttcataattgtaccctcaaaggtacaatattggtctttacaggatcagatttgttccctctgaaggaCAACGtcatttctaacagaaataagtacaaatttgtaccatttgaccagacaaagggtacattcagtattctgtatcactgtacttataaactatatatatatttgaattgcacatttttttattttaaagccaggCAATTTTCACtcatcaagtttttgagtcatattcagttgatgatgatgtttataatctttataatatttattggcacaaaaaccatgggtacaaaaaaggactttcactgaaaggtacttttatgtgcctcaatataaggtacagccccagcgacaaactttgtactcttttaggtacaaatctgtacttacttttctaagAGTGCACTCTTTTAAGCAATAATAAGTTTAAATTGGAGTTTTAACAAGCAGCTGGCATCCATTaagtggaatggcccatatatgtatatgtatatataataaacagtgtatgctacactgttttaatttaataatatatgaaCAACAATAAATGTGGATtaacccccctccacacacaaaaaataaacaaatattattttgatttatttttctgGCCATGTGGAGGCagcaaaaatcattttaaaccccACACATTAACACAGGTTATGTTCACTGTATACATTATTACTTAAttaatgttgtccgtagtttatagaataaaacaatgttcatatacgtttgtaccagtaaagattataaacattataaacattatcatcaactgaatatgtgtcaagaacttgatgatccaaaattgtctggccttcaaataaaaaatgtgcaattaaaatatatatagtttattagtatagtgatacagaatacagaatgtaccttttggctgcaggttaaatggtacaaatctgtacatattgctgttaggaatgactttgtatttCAGAGGGAATGTATCTGACCCTGAAAAGACCAGTATTATGCCTTtgagtacaattatgaagagtgtacctttgagtacaaaaaggactcatattgtacctctgtttcttagagtgtagagtaagtgaactgaacttcagtcaatcctttcttttagtaaaccttacttaatttatttttgctgaatcaatcctttcttttagtaaccttaacttaatttctgcatacaatattacctcattataattatttcatttatacaatattactcaaataatttatgatacacgatatattataattcctgaaatgtaagtatttttagttaaaacacacatattacactgtctcaacacatggatggcatgcaaTATATTCtttgtagtatactaaaaataatgtgttacatgccattcatgtgttgagtgtaatgtgtgttttaactaaaaatatttttaggaattaaattatgtatcatacatttttgagtaatattgtataaatgaagtaatagTAATAAGGTAATTACGTAAAGTTTAAGTAAATTAGggagtttactaaaagaaaggattgattcattaAAATACCCCATATtatctggaaaatatatacactttaatTTTAAtcataacaactcttaacctgatactgGTGGCTGattatgtgtgtaataatgcatattttctaattgctgggtttatttatttgtgggaccgcgtctttgcctgcACCGCCTGTTGGAGACATGCCATTTCTTCACTGTGGCCGTTTCTtaatctgcgttcttgtctgtacttgtgttcttgtggactcgtgaaacgtcatcagtcgcagcccaagtactgttccaattcAAAATATCAAAGTTAGCCAggtacacaactaatacccgcATGTGTTCTTactcctcccactttatcgaggatgcatggaaggtgacttgtgtgaacttcttacagcccgataacccagaatgcacctcgcagcagtatcagcgtaatgcaggaggagaaggtacataactgtaagcacctgtacgtTTTCAGAACAatactgctgtgtgctaaaataatgtttaaggttatttttaggcgagaatgtagggctttagacttcagatatgtggtttacttgttaagaaagcggctaggtgaaaaAGTGCTCCTATGTTTTGGGAACAACGCTTTCAGCTCCTCTAAGAGGGtgacgtcatcaagtacacagctgttccaattacacaaAACACGTCCAGAGTCCTCCCGTCCTCGGGAGTCCCCACTCGTGATCTGAAGTCCGTTCTTCACAAGTAAGGGAgtacagacttgtgtacttgtgtattgagaaacgTCTATGGAATCCAGccttggtttgtatttggtttgtaagtgctgcattgttgcaaagttacctgtatgtggcatggagtaatacatggagttACAGTGCAGTATCAGCTAATAATGTCACTTATAAAACGCCTCTCACTGTGGTATAATACAAATCAAAACAGTTTGCTGTCTGTCATTATTGTAACATGAATTTATGTACTGTAGTTGTGGACAACTGTGGTACATTTGAAGTGCTCACATCAGGTGGTGTTTTCTAATAAATTCACAGGAAAATTGAACATTTCAAGATTGGAATTTTCAAAATATGCCttttgagtgtttgtgtgatCAAGTTGCATGGTTGGTGACTTAAAAGCAAATAGATGTGGCCTCAACTACGTAAGTACCAATAAATATAGACTACGCCACTCTCTAATTATAAAGGGTGAGAGAGCCCTATGTAACTATTTATAGTAATTGCAATTTTCCCCACAGAGGTTTAATGTAAAATGATCACACAGCTGTTTGAAtacaataacattttatttaataaattatcaaAAGAGTATCAAGTGTACATTTGAACATTATCCTTTTGTTACAGAGTCTATAGTAGGagtcaaacaataaaaacaggttTTATAGGTGGTAGCAATAGCCCCTAGCCCAATATACACAATATCACTGCAATCAATGTGCCATTTGACTTGGACCCACACACCAGATATCTATTTTCCACttaaaaatatcaaaagtaaaaaaaaggttttaagtcacccaaaacaccacacacaaatGGGCCTAGAATTAAGCTAAGCCACCCACCCAAACAACCACAGTTTGAACTCAGCTGAATAGAGGGGtcaatatagaataaaatatcaaGGGGTATTGAACATAGTTTACAAAATATGTAGAATTTATTATAAAATGCAAaagtagaaaaaatatttaagggAATAGCCCACCTAACAGGCAGTGCCCAAGAGTTATAAGTACCTTATATCAATAAAATATACTCCAAATATTAAAAAAGGTCTAAATAGATAGTTGTAAATATTAAACTgtactcaactaattaaaaatGATCATTAATAACCCATTAGCATTACAAGGAGCAGAACCTTCTTATATAAGACCAAGATACCCTTTAGAGTCTGAAAtatcaaagaaaaataaaattaaagcatAAACAGATATGGGAAAAACAGTGGCTACACCATATGGTTGTCTCCAGACATTCCTATAAAGAgacaaacatttatattaatactaatacacATAACCCCAAATCCCCATTAGCCTAAACAGCTCAATAGCCATGTTAGGCTAATGATGAGCCCCACCAGTTTACAAAAAGCACCAATGTACACATTGCCTCCTTGTAGTTTGCTCAGTAATTATGTCTGCAAATGCCTCTACACGCTCTTCCACTGGCCTCAGTCTCCTTAAATAActaaacataataatattaattaaaatacagcTAGCCTAATAACAGTTGAGGTAAACAGTACTGAAcca encodes:
- the LOC111192740 gene encoding testis-specific serine/threonine-protein kinase 6-like; the protein is MVRLLSRMGFEVIDRLGDGCFCKVFLAKSYWHLGHVAIKVSDCKKMPKYMIYKNFPRELDIMHQVHHPHIVEAYETYKTRKGLVIAVMEPGKTRLEDFIDDEGALPLQKAKRWFTQLLSAVVYLHEKDIVHRDINCENIILTSDLDQQLKLMDFSFSRKSRGFPELCKAPLVESCYNAPEVLRRQPYDAKKNDVWSLGITLYAMITGDLDMYQDLEIIQEFQRHPLYYPFHVDKSVREFISYILQHDPFTRPSAAEVALHPWLQTNDYRSDGESSRESLQTPPSAT